A genomic window from Silene latifolia isolate original U9 population chromosome Y, ASM4854445v1, whole genome shotgun sequence includes:
- the LOC141631432 gene encoding uncharacterized protein LOC141631432 yields the protein MATFSAASGLKVNAAKSEVVFNGVAVTLKADIIQVSGFQEGTLPFKYLGIPIQPGRLLRRDCQVLIDKIVRKIRGIGARKLSYAGRLVLINSVLNTLHNYWASIFLIPKCVIHQIEAICRNFLWDNSSEYHRAPLVAWTDICHTKKEGGLGIKNVEVWNVASVGKLVHWLYTKADSLWVLWIDHVYLKGADWSNYHPPPDSNWNWRNICKTRELLSGGYQGHHWNGQPTGTGYTVSSGYCWLQGTHPPVQWYSDVWSLWNIPKYAFIGWLVQRKALNTRVKLARLSLCSSDRCFLCEADAETHEHLFTDCIYTSKVTAGVEDWMHLTLTGGTGYTKLQWKICSLAKMAIWYNIWYIRNTCRLDHKVKKPEHVVAEIIAQVSQRIIQKVDSIEKLQNRDCFVASIAVDRVLPYSLCFDASIVPWVVMGHVLHWLLQRLSVIVEGLSSAVIKLQATVEDLSTRVVNMENQIGIMKPSPSSRTLRTGQSFNTTHSSKKTNEDKGVNLLETHPESWDELLEKSLT from the exons ATGGCTACCTTCTCTGCAGCTTCTGGCCTGAAAGTCAATGCTGCCAAGTCTGAGGTTGTCTTTAATGGAGTAGCTGTTACTTTGAAAGCTGATATCATTCAGGTCTCTGGGTTTCAGGAAGGTACTTTACCCTTTAAATACTTGGGAATCCCAATTCAACCTGGCAGGCTTTTAAGGAGGGATTGTCAAGTTCTTATTGATAAAATAGTACGGAAAATTAGAGGTATTGGGGCAAGGAAGCTCAGCTATGCAGGCAGACTGGTTCTCATTAATTCTGTGCTGAATACCTTGCATAACTATTGGGCATCTATTTTTCTTATTCCTAAGTGTGTGATTCATCAAATTGAAGCTATTTGCAGGAATTTTTTGTGGGACAATAGCTCTGAATACCATAGAGCTCCTTTGGTTGCTTGGACTGATATTTGTCATACAAAAAAGGAAGGAGGACTAGGGATTAAAAATGTTGAGGTGTGGAATGTGGCTAGTGTAGGGAAGTTGGTGCACTGGCTGTATACTAAAGCTGATAGTTTATGGGTATTATGGATTGATCATGTTTACCTTAAAGGAGCTGACTGGTCTAACTATCATCCACCTCCAGATTCTAATTGGAACTGGAGGAATATCTGTAAAACTAGGGAGCTTCTTTCTGGTGGTTATCAGGGTCATCACTGGAATGGGCAACCTACTGGTACTGGTTATACTGTTAGTTCTGGATACTGTTGGTTACAGGGCACACACCCCCCTGTCCAATGGTACTCTGATGTTTGGAGTCTATGGAATATTCCTAAGTATGCTTTCATAGGATGGTTGGTTCAAAGGAAGGCTCTTAATACTCGTGTTAAACTAGCAAGACTGAGTCTGTGCAGCTCTGATAGGTGTTTTTTGTGTGAAGCAGATGCTGAAACTCATGAGCATCTGTTTACAGACTGTATCTACACTTCTAAGGTGACTGCTGGAGTTGAGGATTGGATGCATCTTACTCTTACTGGTGGTACTGGTTATACCAAGCTTCAGTGGAAGATTTGTAGCTTGGCTAAGATGGCAATCTGGTATAACATCTGGTATATCAGGAACACATGCAGATTGGACCATAAAGTGAAGAAGCCTGAACATGTTGTAGCTGAGATCATAGCACAAGTTAGTCAAAGAATCATTCAAAAGGTAGATAGCATAGAGAAGTTACAGAATAGAGATTG ctttgtggcTTCAATTGCTGTGGATCGTGTGTTACCGTATTCGCTATGCTTCGATGCTAGCATTGTGCCTTGGGTTGTTATGGGTCATGTGCTACATTG GTTGTTACAACGTTTATCTGTCATCGTCGAAGGACTAAGTtctgcagtcattaagcttcaggccaccgtcgaagacttgagcactcgtgTCGTTAATATGGAAAACCAAATAGGCATAATGAAACCTTCACCATCTTCTCGTACCCTAAGGACAGGTCAAAGCTTCAACACGACCCATTCATCTAAGAAGaccaatgaagacaagggagtcaacctcttggaaacCCACCCAGAAAGCTGGGACGAGCTCCTAGAGAAGTCGTTGACCTAG